CTCTTTTTTTGAAGCCTGGCTTCAAGTATTCTTTCCACATCAGTTGGCCAGGAACCGGATTGCAAGTGATCAGCATAATAGACAAGCACCCTTAATTGAGTATCTGTCAGCATAAGCTCCTGCTGTATGTCATCAACTCGCTTTCCATTGGAAATCAAACGATAAAAACTTTCTATCTGAATAGGTTCAGGCTTTTCAAATTCAGCCAGCTGCAAAGGAATGGCCACGTCATATTCACTGTAAAGCAGAATTGAATGAGCAGGACAGCCGTCTCTCCCTGCTCTGCCAATCTCCTGCAGAAAGTTCTCAATGGAAGATGGCATATGGAAATGGATTACTGTTCTGATATTCTCTTTATTGATACCCATTCCAAATGCATTTGTTGCAAAAATCCAGTCCAGCTGACCTGTAATAAACTGCTGTTGAATTAAGATTCGCTGATCGGTTTCGATATCACCATGATAGACAGCTGACCTTATTCCCTTTATAACTGCATTAGCCTGCATTTCTTCTGCTTTCTTTTTGCTTGAAAAGAAAACAATGCCAGGAGCACGATTACTTTTTATTTCATCTATCAGTGAATTTTCTTTTGCATAGGAATCTGTCATTTTTTTAACTTCTAATGTTATGTTGGGTCGGTTAACTGAAAAAACCCATTCTTTCCAATGACTCAAATTCAGTTTATCGGCAATATCTGTTCGGATCTCTTCAGTCGCTGTAGCTGTAAGTGCAAGTGTACACGGATTTCCCAATGCTCTTTTAAACCCGCCAAGCTTAAGGTAGTCAGGTCTGAAATCCGGTCCCCATTGAGATATACAGTGTGCTTCATCAATGACGAGCAGCCCGATGCCTATTTCTTTTAGTTTATTTAACACTTCAGTTGAAGACAGCATCTCCGGTGATAGAAAAATAAACCGGAACGATTCAAGATTACGCATAGTCAGCTTTTTTTCATTAAAATGTAAAAAAGAGTTGATTGCCACTACTCTCTTTTCACCTCTCAGCTTAATTTGATCAACCTGATCCTGCATAAGAGACAATAGCGGGGATATAATTAACACTCGCTTCTGGTTAACATAAGATGGATATTGATAACAAAGACTTTTACCTGACCCGGTCGGCAGCATTGCGATCGTATCCTGATTTTTCAGTATGGTTTCGATGACTTCTTTTTGACCGCTTCGGAATGTATCATATCCAAATTTTTCTTTAAGTAGTTCTTCCATACATGTTCACCTCTTTCCGCTTTGGCCAGTACGAGTCTAATTTGGAAATAATCAGCTTCTGGAATCTGGTCTTTGATAAATTTAAGACGGCTACTTTTTATATGCAATGTCCTGATCCTCTCAGAAAGTGAATGATCTATAAATGGATCAATCGAAAAACGCGGATCAAGTAAAGCAATCTCAAGAACATGATCCTCAATCGTACTTCTTTTTAATCTTCTCACAGCGGCAATCTGATCAATTGATAATCGATTTTTTAAGTACTGATAAGACTCCTCAGTCGATTTCGTAAAAGGTATCGCACTTTTTTCATCCGTTTTCATCATGTTAGTCAAAAGAGGAAATTGTTCGGGATGACTTTCAATCTCCTGAAAAAGAAAATGCAAAACATTCATAAATCTCGTATTTAATTCGTCAGTCCCGCAATTAAAAAGTTCAGCAAGCTGACTATTAGTCAGGCCAATATGATTGTAGCCTGAAAATTGCCCGACAAGTAATTCAGGTGATTCAGGAAGCTCACTATTTTCTAACAAATTCTTTAATTCGTCATGCAGCTTCAGCGTAAAATCTCCCAAATGGTCACGGTGCTGTCTGATTGTATGTTTTACCCACTGCTGGACTTCAGCATCACGCGTTACAGGGATAAATCGATGATTGGAATAAATCAGATTTGACCCTGTTTGAATAGTCAGTGTGAGTCTTTTCCAGAACACATCCGTTATCTGATGATATTTCCATCCGTTTAAAAAAACAGGAAATGATCGATCTGAAAAATAAGCATCAAGCGCCGTGCGTCCTGTGGATGTCAATCTGAATTTTAGCGGTTCGATTTCACGGATCAGACCCTTTTCTTTACATTGCTGAATACGATGATCATAGTATGGTCTCTTTAAAGTCCGGTACATCTGAAATAGTGGAGAAAGACCGAATAATTGGGCATCCTGAATGGTTTGAGAGGTTTTTTTACCTTTAAGGAGATGATAAATAGAGGATTGGGTTCTTTCGCCATCAATAATATCGAGGCCTGCTAATACGATTGCGTCCAGATAATTCATACGCATACTCCTTCAACCGGTTAGTATGTATATTTTAACACTCTCTCATACAGTTCAACAGTTTTCTTTCTTTTGAAGATGGGTATTAAGAAATTAAGTACCCTTCAGTATTGAAAATGAGTACACGTACGAGTAAAATAAGGATTGGACATTTTAAAAAGTACTTAAACGCTTGAACAAGGAGGTAATCCAATTGGCTAAATATACGATCGTAGATAAAGATACATGTATTGCATGTGGTGCCTGCGGCGCTGCAGCTCCTGACATTTATGATTATGACGATGAAGGTATTGCTTTTGTCGTACTTGATGACAATGAAGGAACTGTAGAGGTGCCTGAAGTTCTTTATGATGATATGCTTGATGCATTCGAAGGCTGTCCTACAGATTCGATCAAAGTTGCAGACGAGCCATTTGATGGTGACGCATTAAAGTTTGAATAAAAAAAGGGTGAGACATCTTGAGGTGTCTCACCCTTTTACTATTTCAAGCATTTTAAAAAGTTATTCTATAAACGCTGCATTACCACCTATCGGCACTTTAACCGGTTCAGTGAAATCGTAGCCAGGCAGATATTCATTTTCGAGACCGGTGAATTGCACTGTATTAAATGCAAATGATTCAGCAGTTAATAACACAGATTCAATCAACTTTCTTCGTTCAACTTCTGAAACCGAAGCCATATCCCCCTCAAATGAAACGGTTAAATCAGTGTTATCAACTTCATAGTTCATGTCCACATTACCCGGAACAGGTGACTCATACTGGTCGTTTGGAACCTGCTCCTCAATCGCCATCAATGCTTCCTGAACAGAACTGAACTGATTATAGCTTTTTACATAAAAATAACTGCCGTCTTCATT
This region of Jeotgalibacillus malaysiensis genomic DNA includes:
- a CDS encoding ferredoxin, yielding MAKYTIVDKDTCIACGACGAAAPDIYDYDDEGIAFVVLDDNEGTVEVPEVLYDDMLDAFEGCPTDSIKVADEPFDGDALKFE